A DNA window from Oscillatoria sp. FACHB-1406 contains the following coding sequences:
- the hpsE gene encoding hormogonium polysaccharide biosynthesis glycosyltransferase HpsE, with product MDFTVAIPTYNGASRLSEVIEKLKAQIGTENIAWEILVIDNNSSDNTAQIVQEFQTHWSYPFPLQYHFEPEQGLAYARQRAINEAKGTFLGFIDDDNLVAPNWVAEALSFGREHPRAGAYGGQIHPAFEVPPPENFENIIGFLAIRERDTQPQQYNPKILSLPPGAGLVARVQAWRECFSKPSLFAGRLGKSMVGGEDWEPLIYMHKAGWEIWYAPNLHLDHKIPASRLSEDYLLSLIHGSCLCFYPLRLLQASPTEQPALLARTVLGNWLKAASYYLKNRRKLKTDLVAKCELQIYWSRALSPFYFFKQRYL from the coding sequence ATGGATTTCACCGTAGCCATTCCCACTTATAACGGTGCTAGTCGCCTGAGCGAAGTCATCGAAAAACTGAAAGCACAGATTGGGACGGAAAATATTGCTTGGGAAATACTCGTTATTGATAACAACAGTAGCGATAATACAGCACAAATCGTCCAAGAATTTCAAACTCACTGGTCTTATCCCTTTCCCTTACAATATCATTTTGAACCCGAACAAGGCCTCGCTTATGCCCGCCAGCGCGCCATAAATGAAGCCAAAGGAACCTTTCTTGGATTTATCGACGACGATAATTTAGTCGCTCCGAATTGGGTGGCTGAAGCCCTGAGTTTTGGTCGAGAACATCCCCGTGCAGGTGCTTATGGCGGACAAATTCATCCCGCCTTTGAAGTCCCACCGCCAGAAAATTTTGAGAACATAATCGGTTTTTTGGCTATCCGAGAACGCGACACCCAGCCCCAACAATACAACCCAAAAATATTAAGTTTGCCACCGGGAGCCGGATTAGTCGCGCGCGTTCAGGCTTGGCGCGAATGCTTTAGTAAACCCTCATTATTTGCAGGCAGATTGGGGAAATCGATGGTCGGCGGCGAAGATTGGGAACCGTTGATTTATATGCACAAAGCCGGTTGGGAAATTTGGTACGCTCCTAACCTCCACCTCGATCATAAAATTCCAGCAAGCCGACTCAGCGAAGACTATTTACTCTCCTTAATTCACGGCTCTTGTTTGTGCTTTTATCCCCTGCGTTTGCTGCAAGCAAGCCCGACAGAGCAGCCCGCCCTTTTAGCGCGTACCGTCCTTGGAAATTGGCTAAAAGCTGCGTCTTATTATCTCAAAAATCGCCGCAAACTTAAAACTGATTTAGTTGCAAAATGCGAGTTACAAATTTATTGGAGTCGCGCCTTGAGTCCGTTTTACTTTTTTAAACAGCGGTATTTGTAA
- the hmpF gene encoding pilus motility taxis protein HmpF encodes MLYLAEVRKQKGGFMGKAATELKLLACQRNDRTWSAVPGEEIVPGEEVASYENGALVMVEIGGNRIQGAPKPGGPSLVSLLENFSKLLVGQKEKDEEIEAWNQSLTIQAQELNQREMELEAELTQLEQLREEVQGVEDKLQAADAAKAEADRLQEELSRKTNELEQAWEHLRGEQRKLEEQQGEVQPATGAALDSDRAARLLELVSYLETTTGGTEALQAELEATFDLFSEQQADVDAQWQDLEAKRARATESQAALDRQAEDLSNRRQKLQETTAAFEETRSALQEKQKAFAIEQESLKVLQEGQQATQALYEMLSRLAAGAASSGSEQAVVDIAALETMPLGELQEKADTLQKDLSQVAQFVNEQEEELTAERQEIEELEQKLGNASEYDRINLEQELSDARDRYKMLDAALVDQRREVQERESILSQHLRVLQRRQGIAGTDSGEGQQIDLRPVLAKLEAQKEQQQESLQASQARVEEMRDSVQPLEATLAEQTSDRDRQQQELQQIEADWLQQQISTAELWAAVHCTQEILQSLQDRVSQANSKLDTISEASNSARETSEYQRQAIASLREIVDSLT; translated from the coding sequence GTGCTGTATCTTGCAGAAGTCAGAAAGCAAAAAGGTGGATTCATGGGCAAGGCAGCCACCGAGCTTAAGCTCTTGGCTTGCCAGCGCAACGATCGCACTTGGAGCGCGGTTCCAGGAGAGGAAATCGTCCCGGGCGAGGAAGTTGCGAGCTATGAAAATGGCGCTCTGGTTATGGTTGAGATCGGCGGCAACCGCATTCAGGGCGCGCCGAAACCGGGCGGGCCGAGCTTAGTCAGTTTGCTCGAGAATTTCTCGAAGTTGTTGGTCGGTCAAAAGGAGAAGGATGAGGAAATTGAGGCTTGGAATCAGTCGTTGACGATTCAAGCTCAAGAGTTGAATCAACGAGAAATGGAGTTGGAGGCGGAACTGACGCAACTCGAACAACTCCGCGAAGAAGTCCAAGGGGTTGAGGACAAGCTGCAAGCGGCAGACGCGGCGAAAGCCGAAGCCGATCGCCTACAAGAAGAACTCTCCCGCAAAACGAACGAACTCGAACAAGCTTGGGAACACCTGCGTGGCGAACAGCGCAAGCTTGAGGAGCAACAAGGCGAAGTTCAACCGGCAACCGGAGCGGCGTTGGATAGCGATCGCGCCGCTCGGCTTCTGGAATTAGTCTCCTATCTGGAAACGACGACGGGGGGAACGGAAGCGCTGCAAGCCGAATTGGAAGCGACCTTCGACCTCTTTAGCGAGCAGCAAGCCGACGTAGACGCGCAATGGCAGGACTTAGAAGCCAAACGCGCCCGCGCAACCGAAAGTCAAGCCGCCCTCGATCGCCAAGCTGAAGACCTCAGCAACCGCCGTCAGAAACTTCAGGAAACGACGGCTGCCTTCGAGGAGACTCGCAGCGCTTTACAGGAGAAGCAAAAAGCTTTCGCGATCGAACAAGAATCGCTGAAAGTTTTGCAGGAAGGTCAGCAAGCGACCCAAGCGCTCTACGAAATGCTCTCCCGCTTGGCAGCCGGTGCTGCTTCCAGCGGCAGCGAACAAGCCGTCGTCGATATTGCCGCTTTGGAAACAATGCCGCTGGGAGAACTTCAAGAAAAAGCGGATACTTTGCAGAAAGACCTATCACAAGTCGCGCAATTTGTCAACGAGCAAGAAGAAGAATTAACGGCAGAGCGGCAGGAAATTGAGGAGTTAGAGCAGAAATTAGGGAATGCGAGCGAGTACGATCGCATCAACCTGGAACAAGAACTGAGCGATGCGCGCGATCGCTATAAAATGCTCGATGCGGCTCTCGTGGATCAGCGGCGCGAAGTACAAGAACGCGAATCGATTTTAAGCCAGCACTTGCGCGTATTGCAACGGCGACAAGGAATTGCCGGAACCGATAGCGGCGAGGGCCAGCAAATCGACCTCAGACCGGTGCTAGCCAAGCTAGAAGCGCAGAAGGAACAGCAGCAGGAAAGCCTGCAAGCCAGCCAAGCGCGAGTCGAAGAAATGCGCGACAGCGTACAGCCTCTCGAGGCAACCCTAGCCGAACAAACGAGCGATCGCGATCGCCAGCAGCAAGAACTGCAACAGATCGAGGCAGACTGGTTGCAACAACAAATCAGTACCGCCGAACTCTGGGCCGCCGTCCATTGTACCCAAGAGATTTTACAATCCCTGCAAGATCGCGTCAGTCAAGCCAACAGCAAGCTCGATACCATTTCTGAGGCGAGCAATAGCGCTCGGGAAACCAGCGAATATCAGCGCCAAGCGATCGCGTCCCTGCGAGAAATTGTTGACAGCTTGACTTAA
- the hpsE gene encoding hormogonium polysaccharide biosynthesis glycosyltransferase HpsE, whose amino-acid sequence MIPLDLTVAIPTYNGVTRLPILLEKLRQQVETESLSWEILAIDNNSTDNTLALLHEAQKTWPAPSCLRFATEPQQGAAFARIKAVREARGELIGFLDDDTLPDPHWVAAAVNFGKTHPRAGAYGSRVRANYEIEPPEGFDRIATFLAIVERGTAPHIYQRQMKLLPPSAGLVVRRQVWQDCAPKKPFLTGRTRESILNSEDLEVIMHIQNAGWEIWYNPEMELYHQIPRDRLTRDYLLYLVRSTGLARHYIRMLRLKPWQRPLLFPLGLARDIGKATIYFLKHHQQLDRDTVAACEMEFLRSSIVSPFYLWKQSLKR is encoded by the coding sequence ATGATACCTCTCGACCTAACCGTTGCCATTCCGACCTACAACGGAGTAACGCGCTTACCCATACTCCTGGAGAAACTGCGCCAACAAGTCGAGACGGAATCGTTATCCTGGGAAATCCTCGCGATCGACAACAACAGCACCGACAATACCCTAGCCCTCCTCCACGAAGCCCAAAAAACCTGGCCCGCGCCTTCTTGTTTGCGGTTTGCCACTGAACCGCAGCAAGGTGCTGCCTTTGCCCGCATTAAAGCCGTTCGCGAAGCTCGGGGCGAACTTATTGGGTTTCTCGATGACGATACCCTTCCCGATCCCCACTGGGTAGCAGCGGCGGTTAACTTCGGGAAAACTCATCCTCGCGCTGGCGCTTACGGTTCTCGAGTGCGCGCCAACTATGAAATCGAACCCCCCGAAGGCTTCGATCGCATCGCCACTTTCCTCGCCATCGTCGAACGCGGAACCGCGCCCCACATCTACCAACGGCAGATGAAATTACTGCCCCCCTCCGCCGGATTAGTCGTGCGCCGTCAGGTTTGGCAGGATTGCGCGCCGAAAAAACCTTTTTTAACCGGGCGAACCCGCGAGTCGATTCTCAACAGCGAAGACTTAGAAGTCATCATGCACATTCAAAATGCCGGTTGGGAAATTTGGTACAACCCCGAAATGGAACTGTACCATCAAATCCCGCGCGATCGCCTGACGCGAGATTACCTCCTCTATCTCGTGCGCAGTACCGGACTCGCGCGCCACTACATCCGAATGTTACGCCTTAAACCCTGGCAAAGACCTCTATTATTTCCCCTCGGTCTCGCTCGAGATATCGGTAAAGCCACAATCTATTTTTTAAAACATCACCAACAACTCGATCGCGATACCGTTGCCGCCTGCGAAATGGAATTTTTACGCAGTAGTATTGTCAGTCCTTTTTACCTCTGGAAACAATCGTTAAAACGATAA